From one Lycium barbarum isolate Lr01 chromosome 6, ASM1917538v2, whole genome shotgun sequence genomic stretch:
- the LOC132599552 gene encoding F-box/FBD/LRR-repeat protein At1g13570-like — MPPKGRNCRRSLPPDFLSNLPDNVIDLILICLPCKDAVRTSILSRKWRYNWCRRTELMLDASPWISQMDPTIKFTNTINQIMTLHEGPVTKFTLDVGSLKSCPDIDNFINFLFRNGIQHLVLRLPSVQWGYIYKVPSSLFTCLQLRHLSLHHCLIHPPSVLQGFHKLISLELFRISVSSELLGTLISLCPLLEQLALEIIEVLNIIEINAPMLRSFDFKGCISSICLKNVPCLAKISLIGEDSYEDMENFDLAEFFESCYALEHLLFNFFKSQLLDDALDEAPTRLPFDLNHVKHFHLPRIELVESYGLSCALCLIRSFPYLEYLEVGVYLEEDNGIVESLELEWFSNVTFNHLKEVKLERFTGTMPELQLIELFLAKSPVLVRVLIDTWLLDGEDPDIMLNASTELSNYYLASPKAEIVYIK; from the exons ATGCCTCCTAAGGGTAGAAATTGTCGTCGAAGTTTACCTCCTGACTTCCTTAGCAACCTTCCTGATAATGTAATCGACCTCATTTTGATTTGTTTGCCTTGTAAAGATGCCGTGAGAACAAGCATCTTATCGAGGAAATGGAGGTATAATTGGTGTAGACGTACAGAGTTGATGCTTGATGCATCTCCATGGATATCACAGATGGACCCTACAATCAAATTTACAAATACTATCAACCAGATTATGACGCTTCACGAAGGACCAGTTACTAAGTTTACCCTCGACGTTGGTTCTCTCAAAAGTTGTCCTGATATTGACAACTTCATAAATTTTCTCTTTAGGAATGGCATTCAACATCTTGTTCTTCGACTTCCATCAGTTCAATGGGGTTACATATACAAAGTGCCTTCTTCACTTTTCACATGTTTGCAGTTGAGGCATCTATCTCTTCATCATTGCTTAATACATCCTCCGTCGGTCCTTCAAGGGTTTCACAAGTTAATCAGCCTGGAACTATTTAGAATCTCAGTTTCTTCTGAATTGCTTGGAACTTTGATATCTCTTTGCCCGTTGCTTGAGCAGTTGGCGCTGGAAATCATAGAAGTTTTAAATATAATTGAAATTAATGCCCCCATGCTGAGATCCTTTGATTTCAAAGGCTGCATAAGTTCTATCTGTCTAAAGAATGTCCCCTGTTTGGCAAAAATATCTCTGATAGGTGAGGATTCTTATGAGGACATGGAGAATTTCGATTTGGCAGAGTTTTTCGAGTCTTGTTATGCTCTTGAGCACCTCCTCTTCAACTTCTTTAAAAGTCAG CTCCTTGATGATGCTCTAGATGAAGCACCAACAAGGCTTCCCTTTGATCTTAACCATGTCAAACATTTTCACCTGCCAAGAATTGAGCTGGTGGAATCATATGGGTTGTCATGTGCTCTTTGCTTGATAAGAAGCTTTCCATATTTAGAATATCTTGAAGTTGGG GTTTACCTTGAAGAAGATAATGGTATTGTAGAATCCCTGGAACTTGAATGGTTCTCCAATGTGACATTTAATCATCTCAAGGAAGTTAAGTTAGAACGCTTTACAGGAACAATGCCTGAGCTGCAGCTTATCGAGCTTTTCTTAGCTAAGTCCCCGGTGTTGGTGAGAGTGCTAATTGATACATGGCTTCTAGATGGTGAGGATCCTGACATAATGTTAAATGCATCAACAGAGCTATCAAACTATTATCTTGCATCACCTAAAGCAGAAATAGTCTACATTAAGTAG
- the LOC132600777 gene encoding 65-kDa microtubule-associated protein 3-like: MSTPQNDPLQQTETTCGLLLHELQIIWDEVGECDTERDRMLFEIERECLEVYRRKVDQANKSRAQLRQTIADSEAELAAICSAMGERPVRIKQSDQSQGGLKAELRAVLPELEEMRKRRSDRKNQFIEVMKQIQKIKNEIYRFTSTSLVVDESDLSLRKLEELHTELHALQQEKSERLKQVLDYLGSLNSLCSVLGMDFKHTINEIDPSLRESEESKNICNDTIQNLAAAIQRLQEVKLQRMQRLQDLTMSMLELWNLMDTPIEEQQIFQNVTCKIAAKEHEITEPNILSLEFITCVEEEVSRLEELKASKMKELVLKKKSELEEIYRKTHMVADSDSAMSIAIEAIESGAVNAADAVLEQIELQIAQVKEEAFSRKDILDKVEKWIAACEEECWLEEYNRDENRYNAGRGTHLTLKRAEKARALVNKLPAMVEGLASKTKAWENERGTTFTYDGIPLLSMLEEYTILREEKELERKRQRDQKKLQGQLMAEQEARYGSKPSPMKNQSAKKGPKLSCGGAPSNRRLSLGGTMQQTCKTELPHSTKTTPNTRQAKKSEHFHQLDQYDGFAALSAGRRGGLGIDELLSKKQSISALNGPELETATMRKPFSPISCKDSSLYNATTILGDVNRKHNETVMKTPLSNHTTPFSTPVKTISTYEEENRTPAKPMPIPVPCTPSTVSVPMQMTTPGPAVTPYNSKLVEKIHMEEIEYSFEERRLAFYLQRTHL, encoded by the exons ATGTCAACTCCTCAAAATGATCCACTTCAGCAAACGGAAACAACATGTGGATTACTGCTACATGAACTACAG atAATATGGGATGAAGTTGGGGAATGTGATACTGAAAGGGACAGAATGCTATTTGAGATTGAACGAGAATGTCTGGAAGTGTATAGGCGTAAAGTGGACCAAGCGAACAAGAGCAGAGCTCAACTAAGGCAGACAATTGCTGATTCTGAAGCGGAGCTTGCAGCTATCTGTTCTGCAATGGGGGAGCGACCAGTGCGTATTAAACAG TCTGACCAGAGCCAAGGAGGTTTGAAGGCGGAACTTAGAGCGGTCCTTCCAGAACTGGAGGAGATGCGGAAGAGGAGATCTGACAGAAAAAATCAATTCATTGAAGTTATGAAGCAGATACAGAAGATTAAGAATGAAATTTATAGGTTTACTTCTACAAGCTTGGTAGTGGATGAAAGTGATTTATCATTACGAAAGCTCGAAGAATTGCATACAGAACTGCATGCACTTCAACAAGAAAAG AGCGAACGCTTGAAACAGGTTCTGGATTACCTTGGTTCTTTGAATTCATTATGCTCGGTTCTTGGCATGGATTTCAAACATACTATCAATGAGATTGATCCAAGTCTTAGGGAATCAGAAGAAAGTAAGAACATTTGTAACGATACCATCCAAAATTTAGCAGCTGCAATACAAAGACTACAAGAAGTTAAGTTACAAAGGATGCAGCGG CTACAAGATCTTACTATGTCCATGCTGGAACTATGGAATTTGATGGATACGCCTATTGAAGAGCAACAGATATTTCAGAATGTCACTTGTAAGATAGCTGCCAAAGAACATGAGATAACAGAGCCTAACATTTTGTCGCTGGAATTCATTACTTGT GTTGAGGAAGAAGTGTCCCGTTTGGAAGAATTGAAAGCAAGCAAAATGAAGGAGCTTGTTCTGAAGAAGAAGTCAGAACTAGAGGAGATCTACAGAAAAACACATATGGTTGCTGATTCAGACAGTGCAATGAGTATAGCTATTGAAGCTATTGAATCTG GAGCTGTCAATGCTGCTGATGCTGTCCTTGAGCAAATTGAGCTCCAAATAGCTCAAGTCAAAGAGGAAGCTTTCAGCAGGAAAGACATTCTAGACAAAGTCGAGAAATGGATCGCTGCATGTGAGGAGGAGTGCTGGCTTGAGGAGTATAACAGG GATGAAAACCGCTACAATGCTGGACGAGGCACCCACCTAACTCTAAAGCGTGCTGAGAAAGCTCGTGCTTTGGTTAATAAGCTTCCAG CAATGGTGGAAGGATTGGCATCAAAAACAAAAGCTTGGGAAAATGAGAGAGGAACCACATTCACTTATGATGGT ATTCCTCTTCTCTCTATGCTAGAAGAGTATACCATCTTGAGGGAAGAAAAGGAGCTAGAACGTAAGAGGCAGAGG GACCAGAAGAAACTTCAGGGACAGTTAATGGCAGAACAAGAGGCTCGTTATGGCTCAAAACCCAGTCCTATGAAAAACCAAAGTGCCAAAAAAGGTCCTAAATTATCATGTGGTGGTGCTCCGAGCAATAGAAGGCTTTCACTTGGAGGAACAATGCAGCAAACTTGTAAAACAGAACTTCCTCATTCCACTAAAACTACCCCAAACACACGTCAAGCAAAGAAGTCTGAGCACTTTCATCAACTTGACCAATATGATGGATTTGCAGCTTTATCAGCCG GGAGGAGAGGAGGTTTGGGTATCGATGAACTTCTTTCGAAAAAGCAATCCATCAGTGCACTAAATGGTCCAGAATTAGAGACAGCAACAATGCGGAAGCCTTTCTCACCCATCTCTTGCAAAGATTCTTCCCTATACAATGCAACAACTATTTTGGGAGATGTGAACAGAAAACATAATGAGACGGTAATGAAAACCCCGCTAAGTAACCATACTACACCATTCTCCACTCCTGTAAAGACTATTTCTACTTATGAAGAAGAGAACAGAACTCCTGCTAAACCAATGCCAATTCCAGTACCTTGTACTCCATCAACCGTGTCTGTTCCAATGCAGATGACAACACCAGGTCCTGCTGTTACACCTTACAATTCGAAGCTCGTTGAAAAGATCCATATGGAGGAGATAGAGTATTCCTTTGAGGAGAGGAGGCTTGCATTTTACCTTCAGAGAACACATTTGTAG
- the LOC132600778 gene encoding cysteine and histidine-rich domain-containing protein RAR1, with product MDLNTFAHELYLPSKHLLTSLCFFCTDRTGHECAYWLLWHQGPLFHDGMKQWSCCKKKSHDFSLFLEIPGCKTGKHTTEKPVIAVKPSATRNTAVPAPTPMTNASPKEACPRCRQGFFCSDHGSQLKEAIPKASNTVTSVPAESNTDVKQVHPAPVKKKVGINEPQICKNKGCGKTFTEKENHDTACSYHPGPAIFHDRMRGWKCCDIHVKEFDEFMSIVPCTKGWHNADPVS from the exons ATGGACTTGAACACTTTCGCTCATGAATTATACTTGCCTTCTAAGCATCTGTTGACAAGTTTGTGTTTCTTTTGCACGGACCGCACTGGACATGAATGCGCTTATTGGCTCCTTTGGCATCAGGGT CCTTTATTTCATGATGGAATGAAACAGTGGAGTTGTTGCAAGAAAAAGAGTCATGATTTCAGTTTATTTCTCGAAATTCCTGG TTGTAAGACAGGAAAGCACACGACAGAAAAACCAGTCATAGCAGTAAAGCCATCTGCTACCCGAAATACAGCAGTTCCTGCTCCAACTCCTATGACCAATGCATCACCGAAAGAAGCTTGTCCTAGATGCCGCCAGGGATTCTTTTGCTCTGATCACG GTTCACAACTCAAAGAAGCAATTCCAAAAGCATCAAATACAGTAACATCTGTACCTGCTGAGAGCAATACAGATGTAAAGCAAGTCCATCCGGCTCCAGTGAAGAAGAAAGTTGGTATAAACGAGCCCCAAATCTGTAAAAACAAGGGCTGTGGTAAGACATTTACAGAAAAGGAAAATCATGACACTGCTTGTAGTTACCATCCTGGACCTGCAATCTTCCATGACCGGATGAGAGGA TGGAAATGCTGTGATATTCATGTCAAAGAATTTGACGAGTTCATGAGCATAGTGCCATGCACCAAAGGATGGCACAACGCCGACCCAGTGTCCTAA